In Streptomyces sp. NBC_01381, the sequence CGCCAGGCAGCGCGGACCGGTTCGGTTCGTCACGTCGGTGACCGCTCGCATGCCCATCGGCGACGAGGTGGGGGACCTTGACGTAGCCACCGGTACGGCAGTCCTGGAGATCCGCCGCGTCATGACTGACACGAATGGCAACCCCCTGGAACTCACCACGATCACGGCACCCGCCGACCGGTTCGAAGTGGCTAACGCACCGGAGTGGCTCGCCGCGACCCGATCCACCGGGGGCGACGCTGCGGCCGTGCTGAGGCTGTAGGTTCCGCAAAGTTTCTTTACAAGGTCAAGGCGCGCCTTCGGCGCGCCGGGCGGCCTTCGCCGCCTCGGCCGGGCGTGCGGCCTTCGGCCGGTCCCGTCCGGTCGGCGAACCGCCCGTACGCCGAGTCACCTTGCCTTGCAAGCAACCGCGGGCCTAAGCCTCAGCGTCCTGTCGTTCCCCTGTGGCCGGGGGCGGCAGGCCCTCACGGCTTTACCCACCTCCCCGGGTCGGGGCCCGCGTCGGGCAAGGCCAGGGGGCCACTCGTTCAAATTCCGGGCAGATCCAAAGCCTGCCCGAGTTGCCGGGAAGCGTACGGCCCCCTGACCATGCCCGACCCCAACCCGGGCAGGACACCGGCCAAAGCCGTGAGTGCCGGCCGCGTGGGTACGCGCGCCTGTACTTGGGCCGAGCTACGAGAACTGGGCAGTTCACGAGGCCGGAACGGGCTTGCCTGCCGGGTCGGCCATGCTGGCGGTGAAGTACTGGAACGCCCACAGTTCATAGCCGCCGTGCCCAGTGATCCCGGCGTGCTTGAGACACCACAGTTGGGCGTCATCTCCAGCCGCCGTGTCGGCACATCGCTCTGAGCATGTGAGGCACTTGCCGACGTAGCGCACGGCGGATTCCGGGTCGGCTTTCAGCGTCCATTCAGCGAAGCGATAGATGCCGCGTGAGAGGCCGCCCGCGCTCATCCGAAGGCCTCAGCGGGGAGCTGTGGGCCGTCGTCGTGATCGTCGTCCTCCGCGTCGACCGAGCCGGGATCGTCGTCCGGCGCGGGCAGCCGTGAGCCCCTGCTGTCCGCGATCCGCTTTGTGTCGCGCAGTGCCTGGCTCATGCAGGCCAGCGTGAACCGGAGCTGATCAGCAGTGGCCTTACCGTCGTTGAGTAACTCGGCAACATGGTCGAGCAGGTCGCCTGCCATGCCGAGTTGCACGGACTCAACGTTGTCCGCCACGCGGTCCAAGTAGCCGCTGCCGTCGCTGGACAGGTAGCACGGCTTGCCCTCGGGGGTCGACCAAGGAAGCAGCCGTGCCGTGTGCGTCGTGACCGTCACGCCATCACCTCCGTACTAGCGGCAGGATCGTCACTCGGAGTCTCGCTGTAGCTTGAGTCATGTCGTCAACCTCCTGGGTTGATGGCCATGCCCCCGGGCCGTCCACCACGGTCGCGGGGGTCCTTGTTCAGCAAGACCCTTGCGCTGAACACCTGTTGATCCCATCCCACGGCCCTATAGAGCCGCCCTATATTGGAGATATGGGAGACACTCCCGAGAACCTGTGGTCGCACCCGCAGCTGGCAGCGGCGGTCACCAGTGAGGACTGGGGCGCCGTCTTTCGCAGGTACCGCAAACTCACCGGCTTGAGCCAGACGAAGCTGGGGGAACGGGTCGGCCTCGCTCAGCCTGACGTGTCCGACATCGAGCGGGAGCATCGCCGGATCACCTCCGTCGAGGTGCGGCAGCGCATCGTGGCCGGGCTGGGGATTCCGGTGAACCTCCAGGCCGTATCAGCAGATGCAGGCCCGGCAGAGATCCCGGTTCCGGGGCTTTCGCTTCCGGGGGCCACGCCGGATGAGGATCTACTGACCCGCGTGACGAGCGTGGTCGACTCCTCCCACCGAGTAGACGAGGCCACCCTCGATTGGCTTGACCGACTGCTCGCCGAGCACCGTCGGGCCGAAGATCTCATCGGCTCACGACCGCTGGTGGACGTGATGCGCCAGCAGCTCCGTACCGTCGTGGAACTGTACGCAGGCGCCCGTGGCCCGCTGGCTGACCGAGTGGTTCGGCTGGCCGCCGAGCACGCCCAGTTCCTTGCGTGGATGGCGCAAGACCAGGACGACACGGCCGCCGCGTTGGCCTGGTACGACCGTTCTCACGAATGGGCGTTGGAGGCCGGGGACGCCAACATGGCTGCCACGACGCTCAATATGAAGGCCCACATGGCGTGGTCCAAGGGGCGAGCCACCCGGTGCGTCAGGCTTGCGGAAGCGTCACGCTGGTCAGCCCCCGGCACGTCGCTTGGCGTGCAGGGCATGGCTACGCAGATGGCAGCCCGCGGGCATGCGCTCCAGGGTGAGGACGACAGCGCCCGCCGTCTGCTTGACGAGGCGCAGGGGCTGATGAGTCGGGCGGCTGAATATCCCGAAGACGAGCCGGTGTGGATGTACTTCTACGACGAGACGTGGTTCACCCTGCAACGCGGCATGGCATCGCTGCACTTGCGCGACTGGCACGGAGCCGTGGATCAGCTCACCGTCGGGTTGAGCGTGCTGCCGGACGAGTACCGGCGTGACAAGACGTGGTTCCGTGCTTGTCTGGCGCATGCGCTCGCTGCGGCGGGCGAGTCTGCGCAAGCCGTCTCCGTGGCTGTGGCGAGCGTCCCCGATGCCGCCGCTGTCGGCCGCCCTCACTCGTGGAATGAGCTGCACACCACGGCCGCTGTGCTGAAGCGCCGAGGAGCCAAAGAGGGCGCACAACTAGTGGCCGCGCTCCGCGAGTACGACTGACGGGACCGTTGCCGTCTGCCTGGGAGCGACGGCAACCCTGACGGCAACGACCCCACACGGGGCTGCATCCTGGTCCACCTCGGCCCACAGATCAGCCGCCCGACAGGCCCCGTTGCAGGCCCCCGCCCCAACCTACGGATCAGAAGGTTGCAGGTTCGAATCCTGCCGAGTGCACACAGTCGAAAGGCCCCCGGAGATGATCCGGGGGCCTTTCGCGTTGCCCCGGGCTACTCTGAGCGCCGTCCGAGCTATCTGGGGGAGTCATGACAAGCAGGTTCACCGAGTTGACCGTTGACTGCCATGATCCGGAGAGGCTCGCGGCCTTCTGGTGCGCGGTTCTGGACTTCAAGGTGATCGACCGGGGCGAGGGCAGGGTCGAGATCGGCTCCTGGGTGCCGACCGTCGAGGACATTCGGGCCCGCCAGATGCCGCCGACCCTGCAGTTCATCCAGGTTCCCGAGGGCAAGGCCGTCAAGAACCGGCTCCACCTCGACGTCAGCCCGATCGACGGCAGCACCGAGGACGAGGTGACCAGACTGCTCGCCCTCGGCGCGACCACGACGGACGTGGGCCAGGGCGCAGACCGAAACTGGGTGGTCATGGCTGACCCCGAGGGCAACGAGTTCGACGTCCTGCGCACCCTGGCACCGCAGAAGTAGGCCGCGAGCGGGCACCCGCACCATGACTGGACCAGGGTCCGTCGCCTGGCCGCCTGCCCCGATCGAGACCGAGCGGCTGGTGCTCCGCGAGTCCGAGTCCCGGGACCGTGCGGCGTTCATCGAGCTGTTCGCATCGCCAGAGGTGGGCACCTACCTGGGCGGTCCTCGACCGCGTGCGGAGCTCGAACGCTCAGTTCCTGAGGTGCCCGGGCGGCGCCCCGGCCTTTTCGTGATCGAGCTCGACGGAGCGATGATCGGCACCGTCGAGCTCAACCGGCGCGACGCGGAGCGGCGGAGTCATGTCCGCCTGGATGCCGGGGAGGCCGAACTCGGCTACCTGCTCCTGCCGGAGGCATGGGGACGCGGGTACGCCGCCGAGGCGTGCGCGGCGGCGCTCGACTGGTTCGCCGACGCCCTTCCCGGCGAGCCGGTGGTGCTCTGCACCCAGACCGCCAACGACCGCTCGATGCGCCTCGCGGCGAAGCTGGGGTTCACCGAGGTGCAACGGTACGAGGCGTGGGGCGCCGAACAGTGGATGGGCGTGTGGTCCTCGGGCACGCCGTCCGGCTAGCGATCACGACCGTCGGCGATCACCCGGAGCGGCCGTCGAGCCGCCGCCCCATGATCGTCAGTGTGATCGCCGGCACAGCGGAGGCATTGGCCGGCGGAGTCACTTATTCCGCACATAGCGTGATCAACGACCAAGTAAGTCCTGCTTTATTGGAGGATCGATGCGCAAGGTTTTGACGGGGAAGCGCAAGCTGGCGGTCGTGGCGCTGACGGCTGTGGCCATCGGGCTGCCGGCCGTGGGTGCGGTCGCGGGGGAGATCAACGGGAGCAGGCTTCCGTTCTCCATAGCCACCGCGGGCAACAAGGAAGACGGTGACCGCTGGAAGGGCAAGAGCAGCGGTCACGCCAAGGCCTGTGGCGATGTGCCGGTGAACGACACTCGGACGTTCAGCGCGTACATCTACCAGGACAAGAGCTTCCGCCCTGACCCGCAGATCGCCGGCACCTCCCGCAGCTACAAGCAGGCGTACGGCTGTGGTGGCTACAAGGGCACCAGCACGGGTGGCAAGTACTACACCAAGGCCACCTGGGCCGGGATCCCCGGCAGCCGGGCCTACGGTTACGTGAACGCCCAGAACTGATCAGGAATCAGGATCAGTAATCAGGAATCAGGAATCACGTGACCAGTAGCAACAGCGCTGCCGCGGCCGGCTTCCAGCCGGTCGCGGCGGTCGCGGCCGTGACCGTCCGGTATGGGTCCACGGTCGCCCTCGATGACGTATCCCTTGAATTCCCCTCCGGGGTCACCGGGCTGCTCGGGCCCAACGGGGCGGGGAAGAGCACCCTGTTGTCGCTGTTGAGCACGGCGCGCAGACCCAAGTCCGGCTCGGTCAGCCTCCTCGGGGACGAGGCGCCCGGGCGGGCCAGGGTGCAGCACATCAGACAGCGGATCGGGGTACTTCCGCAGTCCTTCGGGTTCTATCCCCGTTTCACCGTCCTGGAGTTCACCGAGTACGCGGCCTGGCTGCGCAAGGTGCCCGCCGCCCGGCGCCGTGAGCGGGCCCGCGAGGCGCTGCGGCTCGTGGAGATGGAGAAGCACGCAGAGAAGAAGATGGGTGCCTTGTCCGGTGGCATGCTGCGGCGCGTCGGCATCGCCCAGGCCATGGTCAACGAACCGTCCCTGGTGCTCCTCGACGAACCGACCGTCGGCCTCGACCCGGCCCAGCGCGTCGGATTCCGGGGTCTTATCCGGGAGTTGGGCGAGCGGTCCGCGGTCGTGATGAGCACCCATCTCGCCGAGGACGTCGCCCATGTGTGTGATCGGGTCGCCGTGCTGTTGGAGGGTTCGGTCCGGTTCACGGGGACGGTCGGCGAGCTGTGCGCACTCCCGGACGGGGACGGGGACGCGGACGGCAAGGAAGTCGACGGGGGAGCCGTGGAAGCCGGGTATCTGCATCTGGCCGGGACGGAAGCGGTGGCGACCTGATGCGTGTGCTGCTGACCGAGATGCGGCGCGGCGAGGCCAAGTGGGCCGCCGCGCTCATGGGCGCGATCGGCGTGTACTACTTCACCGCCGAGAGCCCCGCCGAGAGCGACTGGATCGGCTGGTGGACCCAGACCAGCCTGCAGGTCCAGCTCTACGCGGTGATCGTGATGGGCTCGGTGATGAGCGCCGCGGCCGCCTGGGGAGCGGGCCGCGCCTTCCGGCACCGGACGCGGGTCTGGGCGGACACCGCGGCCCGCGGCGGCTGGGCGCAGGCGCTGCTGCTCTGGCTCGCGGTGTGGCTGTGGGCGTTGATCGCGTACGCCGTGCTGATCGGTGTGGCGTTCTCGCGGACCGCGGGGGTCAGTGACGTCGGCGGGCCCTCGTGGACGCCGTTGTTGCTCGGGGCCGCGATGCTGGGCCTGGAGATCGCCGTGGGGATCGCGATCGGGTCGGCGCTGCCGTCCCGTGTGGTCGCGCCCTTCGCGGGGATCTTCTGGTACGGGCTTTTCGTTCTTGTGGCGTTCGTTCCGGACACTCCGCTCGACAAGCTCTTTCCCGCGATCGACGAGTTCTGGAGCTCGGAGTTCGAGCCGAACACCACGCGCATGCTGATCGCCGTCGCCTGGTGTCTCGCCTTCGGTCTGCTCCTGACCGCGCTGCCCGCGCTGCGGCGCCGTG encodes:
- a CDS encoding helix-turn-helix domain-containing protein — its product is MGDTPENLWSHPQLAAAVTSEDWGAVFRRYRKLTGLSQTKLGERVGLAQPDVSDIEREHRRITSVEVRQRIVAGLGIPVNLQAVSADAGPAEIPVPGLSLPGATPDEDLLTRVTSVVDSSHRVDEATLDWLDRLLAEHRRAEDLIGSRPLVDVMRQQLRTVVELYAGARGPLADRVVRLAAEHAQFLAWMAQDQDDTAAALAWYDRSHEWALEAGDANMAATTLNMKAHMAWSKGRATRCVRLAEASRWSAPGTSLGVQGMATQMAARGHALQGEDDSARRLLDEAQGLMSRAAEYPEDEPVWMYFYDETWFTLQRGMASLHLRDWHGAVDQLTVGLSVLPDEYRRDKTWFRACLAHALAAAGESAQAVSVAVASVPDAAAVGRPHSWNELHTTAAVLKRRGAKEGAQLVAALREYD
- a CDS encoding VOC family protein, with the translated sequence MTSRFTELTVDCHDPERLAAFWCAVLDFKVIDRGEGRVEIGSWVPTVEDIRARQMPPTLQFIQVPEGKAVKNRLHLDVSPIDGSTEDEVTRLLALGATTTDVGQGADRNWVVMADPEGNEFDVLRTLAPQK
- a CDS encoding GNAT family N-acetyltransferase; this translates as MTGPGSVAWPPAPIETERLVLRESESRDRAAFIELFASPEVGTYLGGPRPRAELERSVPEVPGRRPGLFVIELDGAMIGTVELNRRDAERRSHVRLDAGEAELGYLLLPEAWGRGYAAEACAAALDWFADALPGEPVVLCTQTANDRSMRLAAKLGFTEVQRYEAWGAEQWMGVWSSGTPSG
- a CDS encoding ATP-binding cassette domain-containing protein, which gives rise to MTSSNSAAAAGFQPVAAVAAVTVRYGSTVALDDVSLEFPSGVTGLLGPNGAGKSTLLSLLSTARRPKSGSVSLLGDEAPGRARVQHIRQRIGVLPQSFGFYPRFTVLEFTEYAAWLRKVPAARRRERAREALRLVEMEKHAEKKMGALSGGMLRRVGIAQAMVNEPSLVLLDEPTVGLDPAQRVGFRGLIRELGERSAVVMSTHLAEDVAHVCDRVAVLLEGSVRFTGTVGELCALPDGDGDADGKEVDGGAVEAGYLHLAGTEAVAT